In Truepera sp., the sequence GAAGTTGAAACCGCTCGCAACGAGGTAGCCGCCGTCCGTGGGGGCGGGGGAATACTCGACGAGCGCGTCGAGCAGGCTCTGCGGCGAGTCGCCGAGCTGGGCCCGGGCGGCCCCGGGCGCCAGAGCGATGAGCGTAGCAATGAACGCCGCTGCGATATGACGGGTGACTTGCCTTGGGGAGTGCATTCGAACATCTCCATATCACGCCGCGGCCGGCGGCTTGGTGGTCGTCTGGGTTGCACGCGACGATCCGCGCCTTCGGCTAGTAGCTCCGGCGCCTTGCCCAAGTGTAAGTTAGCGGGCCCCCGCACGGGTCGTGGCGGGCTTTCCACCGGGCCCGGCTGCCCGGGAATCGCGTCGGCTACGTGGTATCTTGCCTGCGATGCTCGACCTTCCGACCGGCCTGAGCGACCTCGTGGCACGTGAGCGTGGAGCCGCTACCGACCTCCTCATCCTGCTCGCCAAGCTCGAGGCCGACCCGCAGTACGTCGCCGACGTACGCACCGCCATCGACGACCTCGACGGCATCTTCTTGCTGGTCGTGGCCGGCGAGTTCAACGCCGGCAAGTCGAGTCTCGTGAACGCGCTCCTCGGCGAGCGCGTCATGCCCGAGGGCGTGACCCCCACCACCGACCGCGTGACCGTCATCACTCATGGCGAGGAGATCACCGAGGTGGAGGACGGCCACGACCTCGTTCGACGCACCTACCCGAGCGAGCTGCTGGGCACCGTGGCGTTCGTGGACACCCCCGGCACCAACGCCATCGTGGAGCGCCACCAGCTGCTCACCGAACGCTTCGTGCCGCGCGCCGACCTCGTGCTCTTCGTCACGAGCGCCGACCGCCCGTTCACGCAGAGCGAGCGCGAGTTCCTCGAGCTCATAGAGTCGTGGGGCAAGAAGGTCCTGATGGTCGTGAACAAGATCGACATCTTGGCCACGCCCGCGGAGCGGACCGCCGTGCTCGACTTCGTCACCGAGCACGCTCGCGAGACGCTGGGCACCACCCCCGAAGTGTTCGGCGTGAGCGCCCGCCAGGCTTTCGAGGCGCGGCGCTCCGGCGACGATGCGGCTCTGGCGGCGACCGGCCTGCCCGAGCTGGAGGCGGCCATCCGCCAGCGCCTCGGCGCCGACCGCCTGAAACTGAAGCTCCTCACGCCGCTGGGCGTGGCCAAACGCACGGCGGAGCACTACGCCGAGGTGCTCGAGAACCGCCTCGGGCTGCTGACCGAGGACAGCGCCACCCTCGCCGAGGTCGAGCGGCAACGCGCCCACTTCGAGAGTGAGCTGAAGAAGGACCTCAAGCTTCACGTAGACGCCATCAATTCGGTGCTCGAGAGCGTCGAGAAGCGGGGCGAGGAGTTCTTCGACGACACCATCCGCTGGCGCCGCATCGCCAAGCTCATGAACACCCAGAAGGTGAAGGAGGAGTTCGAGGCCGACGTGGTGAAGAGCGCGGAGGCCGAGATCGACAAGGGTCTGGGCGAGTTGGTCGACTGGTTCATCGGACGCAACCTGCAGTTGTGGGAGGACGTCATGAGCTTCCTCAACGAGAAGCGGGCGTCCGAACAAGACCGCATCATCGGCGAGGTAGGCGGGCGCTTCCAGTACGACCGTCAGGCGCTGCTTCGCGGTATGCGCGAGCAGCTCGGATCGGGCTTGATGGAGTACGACGCGCCCACCGAGGCGAGGCAGCTCGCCGATCGCCTGCAGGGCGCCGTGATCCAGACGGGCCTGCTCGAGGTGGGCGGCCTGGGGCTAAGTGCCGCGATGCTGGCCATCATGACGGGTGCGGCTCTCGACATCACCGGGTTGGCGGTCGGGCTCACCGTCATGGGCCTCGGGCTCCTCGTCTTCCCCCGCCAACGCGCGCGCGCCAAGCGCGACCTACGCGCCAAGATGAGCGAGCTTCAGGCGGCCTTGGAGGAGGGGGTGAGCAAGCAGTTCGCCCTCGAACTCGCGCGCTCACAGGAGAAGCTCACGGCGGCCATCAGCCCCTACACGCGCTTCGTGGGGGCCGAACTCGCGCGGCTGCACGAGCTGCAAGCCGAGCTCGAGGCCATCACGAGTCGCCTGAGTAAGCTGCGGCGCGAGGTCGAGACGACCGCGTAGCGTTAGACTCCTCGCCATGACCGATCCCAGACCGGCCCGCGTCGCGTACCAAGGCGTTCCAGGCGCCTTCAGTGAGGAGGCCGCCCTCGGCTTCGCCCCCGGGGGGCAGGCCGTCGGGTTCCCCACTTTCGAGGAGGCGTTCGCGGCGGCCGCCGACGGTACCTGCGATTACGCCTGCTTGCCCGTGGAGAACAGCCTCGCGGGTTCCATCAACCAGACCTACGACCTCCTGACCGACTCGGTCATGAACGTCGTGGGGGAGCGCATAGTGCGCGTGCACCACAACCTCCTCGTGAAGCCCGGGGTGAAGCTCGAGGAAGTCCGCCGCGTGTACAGCCACCCGCAGGCGCTGGCCCAATGCATGGGCTTCATCCGGAAGCACGGCCTCGAGGCCGTGACCGACTTCGACACCGCGGGCGCGGCCAAGCTCCTCGCCGAGAACGGCGGGGAGGGGAAGGCCGCCATCGCCAGCCTGCGCGCGGCGCAGGAGTACGGCCTCGAAGTGGTGGCCGAGAAGATCGAGGACCTACCCTTCAACTTCACGCGCTTCTTCGTGCTCGGTTACGCCGACGCCAGGGCGAAGAGCGCCAGACCGCCCGGCGACGAGACGCGTTACAAGACGAGCCTGGTGGTCGCCACGCGGCACCGGCCCGGCGACCTGGTCACGTGCCTCGAGGTCTTCCCGCTGCACGAGATCAACATGACGAAGCTGGAATCGCGGCCCAGGCGCGACAAGCCGTGGAGCTACCTCTTCTACATCGACATCGACGGCCACATCGAGGAGCCGAACGTGGCGGCGGCGATGGCCGACCTCATGCGGCGGGCCGCGTTCGTCAAGTACCTGGGCAGCTACGCCGCGGCCGACCCGGTGGAAGTGAGTTGATGGGCAATACCGGTGACCCGGGGCCGGAGCGCGACCCGGGGCCGGAGCGCGAAGCGAGGCCCGATCTCGAACCGGGGCCGAGCCCAGAACGAGGCGGCCCAGCAGAGGCCCCCTCCCTGCGCCTCGACGACGCCCTCAAGTTCTTCGGCGTGGCCACCACGGGCGGGCAGGCCAAACACCTCATCCAGCGGGGCGAGGTGCGGGTGAACGGCGTGGTGGAGACGCGCCGCAAGCACCGGTTGGTGGCCGGGGACAGCGTGATGGTGGGCGCCGAGGCCTTCGTGATCGAGTTCGAACCCACCCCGGAAAGCTGACCCACCCGCGTGGGCAGTTTCGGCGCGGGCTCTCGCACCGCGACCACCGCGGGCACCGCGGGCACCGCGAGCACCGCGAGCACCGTAGGCGCCGGGAACCGCCCGGCCCACCCGCGCAAGGAGGTTCAGCCCGTCTCCAACGCCAACGCCGTCACTCCCGGCAACGAACTCAACGGCACCTCCTCTCCTGGGTACCAGAGCGTGCGCGACCTGAAGCTACCGGACCACGGCGCCCGGTAGGCCTCCGTCCAACCCCGGTGCAGGTCGAGGAGCCACACCTCGCGTACGCCCGCCCGGGCGTACGCGGCCAAGCGCGGCGTGACGGCTCCCTCCGTTCGCGAGCGACCCCCGGCGTTACGGCCGGCAATGGCCAGCTCCACGGCGAGGACCACGCCCTCGGACCCGAGGCTCTCGCCTGCCAACGCTCGCTCACGCGGCTGGCCAAGTGCCTCGGGCTCTTCGAGCCAACGGGCAGGTGTTGCCAGCACCGCGATCTCGGGCCTGAGCAGGTCTTCTGGGCCGAGCCCGAGGAGCGGCCGCTTGATTGCCTCCGCGGGTGGCCGGTACGCCGCCCCGCTGCTGCGGGACGGCGACCACGGGCCGAGCGCCGCCGCCAGCCGAGCATGGAGGCCGAGCACCGCGGCCGCCTGCGCGGGCAGCAGCCGCGGCAGGAAGACCACTCTTCCGCCCAGCAGCTCGGCCCTGCCCGCGTCGGCCACGGCGCCCGAGCGCAGGTGCGCCAGGAACCCGGCCGCGGCAAGGAGGCGGGGCTGCGGCTCGTTACCGCTAGCCCGCGCCGCGCCGCCCCTGTGCCTGCGACCACCGCGGCCGAACATGATCTTTGGCGTGCCACCCGGGTCGACCGACATGCCATCAATATGCGCGGGCCCGCAACTTCATGCGCTCGCTGGCCCGGCAGACGCTTAGCACCCCTGGGTCGGCGCCGCCCGCGTCGGGGCGCTAGCGCCAACTGAGTGCTAGACTCGCGCTTTGGTGGTTGCGAGGCCCTGACAAATGCCTAAACGTACAGACATCCACAAGATCCTGATCCTGGGGTCCGGCCCCATAGTCATCGGCCAGGCCGCCGAGTTCGACTACTCGGGCACCCAGGCCTGCAAGGCCCTGCGCGGCGCCGGGTACGAGGTGGTGCTGGTCAACTCCAACCCCGCCACGATCATGACCGACCCCGAGGTCGCGGACCGCACCTACATCGAACCCCTCACGCCGGAGTTCGTCACCAAGGTCATCGCGGCGGAGAAACCCGACGCGCTGCTGCCCACGCTTGGCGGCCAGACCGCCCTCAACCTCGCGGCGCAACTCCACGAGCTCGGCGTGCTGGAGGAGCACGGCGTCGAACTCATCGGCGCCAACTACGCCGCCATCCAGAAGGGCGAGGATCGCCGGCTCTTCCAGCAGGCCATGGCCAAGATCGGCATCAAGACGCCCGCCGGCAAGATGGTCACCAGCCTGGACGAGGCCCTGGAGTTCGTGGTGAGCATCGGTTACCCGGCCATCATCCGTCCGAGCTTCACCCTGGGCGGCACCGGCGGCGGCATCGCCTACGACGAGGAGCAGTTCCGCGCCACGGTGGCGCAAGGCCTTCACGACTCGCCCGTCCACAGCGTGCTCGTCGAGCAGTCCGTCTTGGGATGGAAGGAGTACGAGCTGGAGGTCATGCGCGACCAGAACGACACGGTCGTCATCATCTGCTCCATCGAGAACTTCGACCCCATGGGCGTGCACACGGGCGACAGCATCACGGTGGCGCCGGCCCAAACCCTGTCGGACAAGGAGTACCAGCGCCTGCGCGACTACTCCATCGACATCATCCGCGAGATCGGCGTCGACACGGGCGGCTCCAACATCCAGTTCGCCGTCAACCCGGTAGACGGTGACGTCATCGTGATCGAGATGAACCCCCGCGTCTCGCGCTCCTCTGCGCTGGCCAGCAAGGCCACCGGTTACCCGATCGCCAAGATCGCGGCGCTGTTGGCCGTCGGCTACCACCTCGACGAACTGCCCAACGACATCACGAAAGAGACCAAGGCGGCGTTCGAACCCACCATCGACTACGTGGTCACCAAGATCCCGCGCTTCGCGTTCGAGAAGTTCCCGACCGCCTCCACCACCTTGGGCACGCAGATGCGCTCGGTGGGCGAGGTCATGGCCATCGGCCGCACGTTCAAGGAGTCCCTCTCCAAGGCACTGCGGTCACTGGAACTCGACGTCCGGAGCGAGACTGCGGGCCTGACGCTACAGGAGCTCGACGGCCGCCTTCACGCCAATCCCGCGCGCCTCCCCGCCGTCCTCGAACTCTTGCGGCGCGGCCGTTCCACGCGCTCCCTCCACGAGGACACCGGGATAGACCCCTGGTTCCTCGCCCAACTCAAGGAGATCACCCAGGCCGAGCGCGAGGTCGAAGACGGACCAGGGATAGCCGGGTGGTCGTGGGAGAGGTGGCGCGAGGTCAAGCGTCTCGGCTTCTCCGACCGCGAGGTCGGGCTGCTCACGGACTCGAGCCCGGTAGACGTCCGCGCCGCGCGGCTGCAGCACGACGGCGCGCCGGTCTACAAGACCGTCGACACCTGCGCTGCAGAGTTCGAGGCCTACACGCCCTACCTCTACTCCACGTACGAGTGGGAGGACGAGGCGCCGCCGTCCGACCGGCGCAAGGTCGTCATCCTGGGCTCGGGCCCGAACCGCATCGGGCAGGGCGTCGAGTTCGATTACGCCACCGTGCACGCGGTGTGGGCGCTCAAGGAGGCGGGCTTCGAGACCATCATGGTCAACTCGAACCCGGAGACCGTCTCCACCGACTACGACACCGCGGATCGCCTGTACTTCGAACCCCTCACCTTCGAGGACGTGGCGAACATCGTCGATCACGAGAAGCCCGACGGCGTCATCGTGCAGCTTGGCGGCCAGACGCCCCTCAAGCTGGCGCGGCCGCTCACCGACGCCGGCGTTCCCATCTGGGGCACGCCCGCCGCGGCCATCGAAGCCGCGGAGGACCGCGACACCTTCCACGCCCTTTGCCAGTCCCTCGGCATCCCGCAGCCCCGCGGGGCCGTCGCGCGCCTGCCGGCAGAAGCCGGCGCACTGGCCGCCGAGATCGGCTACCCCGTCATGGTCAGGCCGAGCTTCGTGCTGGGCGGTCGCGCCATGAAGGTAGTGCGCAGCGCGGATGAGCTGGCGGCCTACCTGGCCGAGGTCTACTCCGAGTTGCCCGACAACCCTTCCATCCTGCTCGACGAGTTCATCGCCGGCGCCACGGAGGTCGACGTCGACGCGCTATCCGACGGCGTCACCACCGTGGTGGCCGGCGTGATGGAGCACGTGGAGCTGGCCGGCATCCACTCCGGCGACAGCGCTTGCATCACGCCGCCCGTCAGCCTCTCTCCAACCGCGCTGGCCCTCATAGAGGAGTACACGGGGCGGCTGGCGGAGGCCATCGGCGTGCTCGGCCTCATCAACGTGCAGTACGTGGTGCGCGGTGACGAGGTGATGGTGGTCGAGGCCAACCCCCGCGCCAGCCGCACCATCCCCTACCTGTCGAAGGCAGTGGGCGTGCCGCTGGCGAAGCTCGCCGCGCTCATCGCCGCGGGAAAGACGCTGGCGGAACTCGGCTTCGTGGCAACGCCCAGGCCCAAGCACTACAGCGTGAAGGAAGTGGTGCTGCCGTTCCTGAAGTTCGCGGGCGTGGCGCCGGTCCTGGGTCCGGAGATGCGCTCCACGGGTGAGAGCATGGGCATCGACGACGACCCGTACCTCGCGTACTATCGTGCGGCCCTCGGCGCCGGGGCCGCGCTGCCCGGCGAGGGCAGTGCGCGCCTGATAGGTGAGGGCCTGGACGACCAAGCCGCGGTGTTGGCGGGGCTGGGGTTCGCCGTCGAGCGCGGCCCCGTCCCACCTGACTCGGAGCCCGACTACGCGCTGTTGATCGACGTCGAACAAACGGCGGAGGCGCGCCGCGCCCTCGAGAACGGGGTGCCCTACGTGACCACTACCGAGGCCGCGACCTGGACGGTCAAGGCCATGGCCGCGGCGGCCGCGGCGCGCGCCGCAGGGCCGCTACCGGTGAGGGCGCTACAAGACCTCTAAGATCGCCGAAATCAACGCTGGCCGGCCCAAGTCGGCCGCTTCAGGCCTCTATGCTCTCGTCCACGCCGCCGTCGGCGACGTCCTGATCAGGGTCCTTGGCCGCTACGTCGGGCGTAACGTCGACCTCGTCGTCCAGGCCGGTCAGTCGCTCGTGTTTGCGATTCGGCAGGTGTTGCCTCAACGACTCGGCGTAGGCGGAGAGGTTCCCGAGCGCGTCGGCCACGCGCATGCGTAGGAGGAACTCGCCCTGGTCGACGCGGGCCACCAGGTGAAACGGGGCCTCCGCGAGCCGTTCGAGGATGCGCAACACGCCCTCGCGGCTCATGTCGGCGTCGGCGGCGAGCTCCTCCAGGAGGAACACGGTCGGCGCCCGCAGGTTCGCCAACCGCGTGAGGACCCTCGAGGTGGCGCCACGCTCGGCGACGCGCTCGGAGACGCTGTTCTCGAACCTCTCCAGGCCGACCTCGAAGAGGCCGTCATGCTCGAAGTACGACTCGAGGTCGATGGGGCTCAGCGGCACGGTGCCGTGCAGCACGCGCAGGCGATCGAGGGCGGCCCAGCTCCAGAGCGTGGCTCGCGCCAGTTCGGCGGGGCTGGTGAGACGCAGGAGGTCGTGATGGTCCCCGATCACCGCCAAGTACCGGGCGCTCGAGCCGCGCCGCTTCGCTAACAGGGCGGCCCAGTCGAGCCGCTCCCCAGCGGGCAGCAACTGCGCGTGGACCTGGTACTTCCTGCGCCCCATGTCGGCGACTATGGTCATCTGCCCACCGCCGAGCGGTTCCAGTCTGAAACCCAGAGGCTCGAGCACGCGACGCAACCTCTGCGCCAGGTCGACGACGCGCAGGTCGGAGCCCTCGTTGTCGGCGCCGCGGTCCGGCCGCGGTTGCGGTGCCGGAACGCGCCGCTCGTGAACGTGGCCGCCTTGCGCCGGCCGGTCCTGTGCCGCTTCTTTGCCGGCGCTGGCCGCGAAGTCCTGCCAGATGCCCGTGCCGCGGTTCCCGGACCACAGCGGCGGTTGCTCGCCGCCCCGGCCGCCACTCTCCTGCGCATGCGCTTCGGCTTCAGCCGCCTGGCCGCCGCGTGGCACACCGGCGGCGGTTTCCACCAACTCGGCGACCTGATCGACGCTCTCCGCGGCGATGCGTGCCGGCGTGCTCGCCGCCGGCTCCTCCGCCGCGCCTTCGGGCGCCGCGTCATCGCCCTTCCTGGCGCTCTGCCAGCGTCCGTTACGGAACTCGAAGCGGGGGTCCGCCTCCAGGTACTCACCGACGTCGAGCCCGGCGGCCAGGGTCGGGAAGAGGACGTGCACCTCCGCCTCGGTGGCGGCCACCCCGGCAGACGCAAACTCGTCGAGCATGGCGGCGACCGCAGCCGGTCGTGAGTCGGCGGCGCGCTTGGCTTTGGTGATGACGTCGAAGCCGAAACGGTTGTCGCCCAGCGGGGTCACGTGGAGCTCGTCGTTGACTTCCAGCTGGTGAGCGCCGAAGAGGTCGCCCAGCCCGGCGAGGACTCGAGGTGCGGTCAGCTCGAGTTCGTACTCCGCGCCCGTCTCGTTGTCGACCGCCACGATCGGGCCCTGTTCGGGGAACAACTGAAGCATGGCCAGCGGCAGGGTCATGGTCCCGCTCTTCAGGCAAACGCGTGTGAGCGGGTATCTGTATGCCTGTGCCATGCGGTATCTCCCTGTCATCACGTGCGTGTGGTCGCTGGGCCGAGGGCTCGACGACGGGGCGCGGGGCTCTTCGGCGGTTGGCGAAGTCTACCAGACGAAACCGGGGTGGACCTCACCCGAATTTCAATACCTTCCGCTTCTTCTTCGGCTTCGCCGGGGCCTCGGTTCCGCCCTTCGGGGGCTTGCTTCTCGCGGGCTGTTCTCTCGCGGGTCTGCTCTTGGCGGGCTGCTCTTTCGCAGGTTTGCTCTTCGCGGACTGGTCCTTCGCCTGCTTGCCCTTCGCGGGCTGCTCTCTCGCGGGCTTGCTCTTCGCGGGCTGCTCTTTCGCCTGCTTGGCCGCCTCGGGCTGCTCTTTCGCCTGCTTGGCCTTGCCGGTCCGCTCCTTCGTGGGCTTGGCCGCGGCTGCCTTGGCGGCCCCCGCCTCGGCCGCGCCCTTCTTGGCGTCGCCCTTCTTCGCGTCGCCGCCCTTCTTGGCTTCTCCGGCCTTCTTCGCGTCGCCGGCCTTTGCGCCCCTGCCCGCCGGCTTGGCCCGCGCGTTGCGACCGGCGATCTCGGTCACCACGCCCTCGGCGGCGCCCTGCTGCGGCGTCTTGAGTTTCCCGGGCCGGCGGGTATCGGCCGGCTTCTCCTCCGCCTCCAACTCGGGCATCGGCATGTCGGCCGGTATGAGGTCGATCTGGCGTTGCGTCGGGTTGGCGGCCAGGATCCTGATCTCCACCCTGTCGCCCATCCGGTAGCGCTTGCGCGAGTGCTTGCCCATCAACATGAGCTGCTCTTCGATGTAGAGGTAGTAGTCGTCGACGAGGTGGCTCACGTGCATCAGGCCCTCGACGGCGTTGGGCAGCTCGACGAACACCCCGAAGTTGGTGACGCCCACGACGATGCCCGTGTAGGTCTCGCCCACGTGCTCCTTGGCCCAACGCGCGTGATAGTAGCGCGTGAGGTCCCGCTCGGCCTCTTCGGCCACGCGTTCACGCTCGCTGGCGTGCTCCGCCAGCGCGGGGAAGTCGGTCTTCATGCGCTCCTTGAGCGTCGGCGAGAGGCGGTGCTGCAGGAGCGCGCGCACCACGCGGTGCACCACGAGGTCGGGGTAGCGGCGGATGGGGCTCGTGAAGTGGAGGTAGCTCTCGAAGGCGAGGCCGTAATGACCCAGGTCCTCGCTCGAGTAGCGCGCCTGCTTGAGGCTCCGGAGCAGGAGCGTGTTCACGAGTTGCGCCTCCGGTTTGCCGGCGGCCTGCTTGAGGATGGCCTGAAGGTCCTGAGGCTTCGAGTGCTCGAGGTCGAGAACGTAACCCAGCCTGGCAAGGGCCTTCTGCAGCGCCTGGACCTTCTCGGGGCTGGGGTCCTCGTGAACGCGGAAGAGGGCCGGCACGTCGCGCCGGCTGAGCTCGCTCGCCACCAGGCGGTTGGCCAGCAGCATCATCTCCTCCACCAGCTGCCGGGCCGAGTTGCTCCTCACCGGGTTCACGTGAAGCGCGCCCTGGTCGTCGACCTCGACGCGGGCCTCGGTGAAGTCGAAGTCGAGCGCCCCGGCACCGATGCGTGCGGCGCGCAGTTCCTGCGTGAGGTTGAGCATGACCTTGATGTCGCGCTCGAGCTTGCGCTTGCCCGCGGGCAGGCGACCGCCGTCGGCGAACTCCTGCACTTGCCGGTACGTCAGGCGCGCGTCGGACTGGACGACGGTCTCCTTGAACTTGAACGCCTTCACCTCGCCTGTGCGCGTTATGTCCACGAACAGCGAAAGGGCCAGGCGCGCCTTGCCCTCGTCGAGGGAACAGATGCCGTTGGAGAGGTCCTCCGGCAGCATCGGCAGCACGCGTCCCGGGAGGTAGACGGACGTGGCGCGCTCCACGGCTTCCTTGTCGAGGCTCGTGCCCTCGGCCACGTAGTAGCTGACGTCGGCGATGTGGACGCCTACTCGCAACAGGCCGTCCCGGGCCGAATCGAGCCGCTCGATGCTGAGGGCGTCGTCGAAGTCCTTGGCGTCCTCGCCGTCGATGGTGAACGTGACCGCCTTGCGGTAGTCGGAGCGGCCCGCCATCATCTCGGCCGTCACCTCGTCGGGTACGGCCTGGGCCTCGGCCAGCGTGGCGGGGTCGAACTCGGCCTTGAGGTGGTACTTGACGATCACGGCGCGAGTCTCGACCTCGGGGTCGTCCTCGGTGCCCAGGAACTCGGTCACCTCGCCGAAGGGCTCCCGTTCGCCCGACTCCTCGGGCCAGACCATGCGCGCCACGATGCGCGAACCGCCCTCGAGCTTGCCCACGGACTCCGGGGTGAGGAGGATCCGCGACTGCAACCGCACGGAGTCGGGCCGCAAGATGGCGTAACCCCTGGCGTACTCGAGCGTGCCCACCACCTTCTCGTAGCCGCGCTCGATGATGCGGACGATCTCGCCGGAGGGGCGCCCGTCGTCGCTCTTCATGGGGTTGGGGCGCGCCATCACCCGATCGGAATCCCAGGCGCCTCCCAGGCGGTCGGCGGGGATGTAGAGGTCCTTGCCCCCAGCGTCGGGGATGACGAAGCCGTAACCGCCCGAGGCAACCTGCAGGCGGCCCAGGACCATGTTCATCTCCTGCGGCAGGCCGTAGGTCCGGCGGCGCGTGCGGATCAGTCGGCCTGCATCGGCTAGTTCGGAAAGGATGTGTCGCAGCTCGGCGCGGTCGTCCACCTCGAAGCGGCGCTGGATGTCTTGTACGTGCCAGGGTCGCTCGGGGTGCTCCAAGAAGAAGCTGAGTACCTGGTCGGGATTGATATCTGGCATCTGGCGTAGTGTAGCGCGTCCCCGGCCCGCGGCCCGGTCGAGCGTCGAAGGGCCGTCAGCAAGGTCGCGGCCGGTGAGCCGCCGACGCCCGGGCCCGGCGAGCGTCGAAGAGCCCCGGCTAGAGCCTCAGCGCAAGCGAGCGACTTCTTGCCGCGCCAGCGCTGCCAGTGCCGCGCGGCTCGGTGACGGGGCGAAGACGCCGAGCGCCGCCACGGCTTCTTCCGCCTGGGCCTCTATCTCGCTCCTCGTGCGCTCGTGGGCACCGTGCGCCGTGGCCAGCTCGGCCATGCGCTCCACGTCGCCGGGCCGGGCCGCCCGCCTCGCGAGGATGGCCCGCGCCTCCTCGCAATCGTGCTCTAGGAGAAGGCTCAGCACCGTGTGCGTCGCCTTGCCCTCGCGAAGGTCGCCGCCAACGGGTTTGCCTAGGACTTGGGGGTCACCGAGAAGGTCGAGGTAGTCGTCGCGCAGCTGGAACGCGCGCCCGAACGCCATGCCGTAGCGGCGCAGCGCCCTCAAGTCCGCGTCGTCGGCGCCGGCAACCAGTCCAACGCCCTGGCTGGCGGCGGCCAGCAGCACGGCGGTCTTGCCCTCGATGACCCGCGTGTAGTTCTCCCACGAGTAGTCCTGGAGCGTCGCGACCTGGAACTGGAGGACCTCGCCCTCGCACACGTCGGCCGCCGCCTCGGCCATGAGCGACGTGAAGCCGGCGCTTCCGCTGGCGGCCAACAGCCGGAGCACGCGGGCGAGCATGAAGTCGCCCGACATGACGCTCACCACGTTACCGTAGCGCCGGAAGGCGGCCTCGCTACCCCGCCGCGTGTCGGCGTCGTCGATCAGGTCGTCGTGTAGCAGTGACGCCGAGTGAAGGAGCTCGACCGAGAGGGCGACCTGCATGGCCGCCTCGGGCGGTGCGCCTAGGAGGCGACCGGTGAGGAACGCCACGCCGGGCCGCAGTCGCTTACCGCCCGCCTTCACCAGGTCGGCGCCGATGGCCTCGATGAACGCGACGGAGGAATGGAGTTCGCCCTCGAGCCGCTCCTCGAAACGCACCAGCTCCTCAGCAACGAGTTCGAACACGCGGCCAGTATAAGGGGGCTTGTGCGCCCGGGTACTAGCCCGCCGTCGCGACCAGGTCCTGGTGAGGTTGCAGGTAGAACGCCAGGCGCTTGAGTCCCGCCAGGAAGTCGACCGACTCCACGCGAACGCTGTCGGGGACGTCGAGCACGGTGGGCACGAAGTTCAAGACGCCGCGCACGCCGGCCTCGACGATCATCTCGGTGGCGGCCTTCGCGCTGCCTACCGGCACCGTCAAGAAGACGATGTCGAGCGTCAGTTCCCTCACGCGGCCGGCCAACTCGTCCATGCCATAGACGGGCAGTGTGCCGATGCGGGAGCCGACCTTGGCGGGGTCCCGGTCGAAGCCGCACACCAGGTCGAAATTGAAGCCACTGAAGTGCGGGTAGTCGGCGAGGGCCTGGCCCAATCGCCCCATACCCACGATCGCAACCCGCCAGGAACGGGTGAGGCCGAGAGTGCTGCTGAGCTCGCGGCGCAAGATGGCGACCGTGTAGCCACGGCCGCGCGTGCCTGACGTCACCTTGGCGAGGAGCAGGTCTTTGCGGACC encodes:
- a CDS encoding Uma2 family endonuclease gives rise to the protein MSVDPGGTPKIMFGRGGRRHRGGAARASGNEPQPRLLAAAGFLAHLRSGAVADAGRAELLGGRVVFLPRLLPAQAAAVLGLHARLAAALGPWSPSRSSGAAYRPPAEAIKRPLLGLGPEDLLRPEIAVLATPARWLEEPEALGQPRERALAGESLGSEGVVLAVELAIAGRNAGGRSRTEGAVTPRLAAYARAGVREVWLLDLHRGWTEAYRAPWSGSFRSRTLWYPGEEVPLSSLPGVTALALETG
- the carB gene encoding carbamoyl-phosphate synthase large subunit; the protein is MPKRTDIHKILILGSGPIVIGQAAEFDYSGTQACKALRGAGYEVVLVNSNPATIMTDPEVADRTYIEPLTPEFVTKVIAAEKPDALLPTLGGQTALNLAAQLHELGVLEEHGVELIGANYAAIQKGEDRRLFQQAMAKIGIKTPAGKMVTSLDEALEFVVSIGYPAIIRPSFTLGGTGGGIAYDEEQFRATVAQGLHDSPVHSVLVEQSVLGWKEYELEVMRDQNDTVVIICSIENFDPMGVHTGDSITVAPAQTLSDKEYQRLRDYSIDIIREIGVDTGGSNIQFAVNPVDGDVIVIEMNPRVSRSSALASKATGYPIAKIAALLAVGYHLDELPNDITKETKAAFEPTIDYVVTKIPRFAFEKFPTASTTLGTQMRSVGEVMAIGRTFKESLSKALRSLELDVRSETAGLTLQELDGRLHANPARLPAVLELLRRGRSTRSLHEDTGIDPWFLAQLKEITQAEREVEDGPGIAGWSWERWREVKRLGFSDREVGLLTDSSPVDVRAARLQHDGAPVYKTVDTCAAEFEAYTPYLYSTYEWEDEAPPSDRRKVVILGSGPNRIGQGVEFDYATVHAVWALKEAGFETIMVNSNPETVSTDYDTADRLYFEPLTFEDVANIVDHEKPDGVIVQLGGQTPLKLARPLTDAGVPIWGTPAAAIEAAEDRDTFHALCQSLGIPQPRGAVARLPAEAGALAAEIGYPVMVRPSFVLGGRAMKVVRSADELAAYLAEVYSELPDNPSILLDEFIAGATEVDVDALSDGVTTVVAGVMEHVELAGIHSGDSACITPPVSLSPTALALIEEYTGRLAEAIGVLGLINVQYVVRGDEVMVVEANPRASRTIPYLSKAVGVPLAKLAALIAAGKTLAELGFVATPRPKHYSVKEVVLPFLKFAGVAPVLGPEMRSTGESMGIDDDPYLAYYRAALGAGAALPGEGSARLIGEGLDDQAAVLAGLGFAVERGPVPPDSEPDYALLIDVEQTAEARRALENGVPYVTTTEAATWTVKAMAAAAAARAAGPLPVRALQDL
- a CDS encoding RNA-binding S4 domain-containing protein, whose protein sequence is MGNTGDPGPERDPGPEREARPDLEPGPSPERGGPAEAPSLRLDDALKFFGVATTGGQAKHLIQRGEVRVNGVVETRRKHRLVAGDSVMVGAEAFVIEFEPTPES
- a CDS encoding dynamin family protein; its protein translation is MLDLPTGLSDLVARERGAATDLLILLAKLEADPQYVADVRTAIDDLDGIFLLVVAGEFNAGKSSLVNALLGERVMPEGVTPTTDRVTVITHGEEITEVEDGHDLVRRTYPSELLGTVAFVDTPGTNAIVERHQLLTERFVPRADLVLFVTSADRPFTQSEREFLELIESWGKKVLMVVNKIDILATPAERTAVLDFVTEHARETLGTTPEVFGVSARQAFEARRSGDDAALAATGLPELEAAIRQRLGADRLKLKLLTPLGVAKRTAEHYAEVLENRLGLLTEDSATLAEVERQRAHFESELKKDLKLHVDAINSVLESVEKRGEEFFDDTIRWRRIAKLMNTQKVKEEFEADVVKSAEAEIDKGLGELVDWFIGRNLQLWEDVMSFLNEKRASEQDRIIGEVGGRFQYDRQALLRGMREQLGSGLMEYDAPTEARQLADRLQGAVIQTGLLEVGGLGLSAAMLAIMTGAALDITGLAVGLTVMGLGLLVFPRQRARAKRDLRAKMSELQAALEEGVSKQFALELARSQEKLTAAISPYTRFVGAELARLHELQAELEAITSRLSKLRREVETTA
- the pheA gene encoding prephenate dehydratase; the encoded protein is MTDPRPARVAYQGVPGAFSEEAALGFAPGGQAVGFPTFEEAFAAAADGTCDYACLPVENSLAGSINQTYDLLTDSVMNVVGERIVRVHHNLLVKPGVKLEEVRRVYSHPQALAQCMGFIRKHGLEAVTDFDTAGAAKLLAENGGEGKAAIASLRAAQEYGLEVVAEKIEDLPFNFTRFFVLGYADARAKSARPPGDETRYKTSLVVATRHRPGDLVTCLEVFPLHEINMTKLESRPRRDKPWSYLFYIDIDGHIEEPNVAAAMADLMRRAAFVKYLGSYAAADPVEVS